One Sanguibacter sp. HDW7 DNA window includes the following coding sequences:
- a CDS encoding metal-dependent transcriptional regulator: MSDLIDTTEMYLRTIYELVEEGIVPLRARIAERLGHSGPTVSQTVARMERDGLVVVSGDRHLELTEGGHAKAMRVMRKHRLAERLLTDVIGLDWEFVHDEACRWEHVMSDRVERRLVDLLDHPTISPYGNPIPGLDELGDTRTIDAFLDGVVSLQTVHEGLDDDATCAGTVARLGEPLQTDVELLARLSSAGVTPGTQISIVRRGERLEVASADAEHGADLPVEVFRHVFVEA; encoded by the coding sequence GTGAGCGACCTCATCGACACCACCGAGATGTATCTACGGACCATCTATGAGCTGGTCGAGGAGGGAATCGTCCCGCTTCGCGCCCGCATCGCCGAGAGGCTCGGCCATTCAGGCCCGACCGTCTCGCAGACGGTCGCACGCATGGAGCGTGACGGCCTCGTCGTCGTCTCGGGCGACCGCCACCTCGAGCTCACCGAGGGCGGCCACGCGAAGGCGATGCGCGTCATGCGCAAGCACCGCCTCGCGGAGCGCCTGCTCACCGACGTCATCGGGCTCGACTGGGAGTTCGTCCACGACGAGGCCTGCCGTTGGGAGCACGTCATGAGCGACCGGGTCGAGCGTCGCCTCGTCGACCTGCTCGACCACCCGACGATCTCGCCGTACGGCAACCCGATCCCGGGCCTCGACGAGCTCGGCGACACGCGCACGATCGACGCCTTCCTCGACGGCGTCGTCTCGCTCCAGACCGTCCATGAGGGTCTCGACGACGACGCCACGTGTGCCGGGACGGTCGCACGGCTCGGCGAGCCTCTCCAGACGGACGTCGAGCTCCTCGCGCGGCTCTCGTCGGCCGGCGTGACGCCGGGCACGCAGATCTCGATCGTCCGGCGCGGCGAGCGGCTCGAGGTGGCCTCGGCCGACGCCGAGCACGGCGCCGACCTGCCCGTCGAGGTCTTCCGGCACGTCTTCGTGGAGGCCTGA
- a CDS encoding C40 family peptidase, which produces MTLSSTRGRHRAARRPLGQVIVDVAGEGIGRRTAVVAASSGLLVSMAVAPANAAVGADALALGSADVSALTSQARAQLSAAPAVTVSEGSWADDIDDIEIVKVTPAPEVRQAPVAPARTETPASRSNDRTEAPAPKVENNPIPQSVSGSKVLEIAARYVGVPYVYGGTTPRGFDCSGFTSYVYAQLGIDLPRSSSAQRYAGKVISRADARPGDLIWTPGHIAIYAGGNSQIDAPRPGKTVQFRKIWQSNPVFIRVS; this is translated from the coding sequence GTGACCCTCAGCAGCACCCGCGGGCGGCACCGTGCCGCGCGCCGCCCCCTCGGCCAGGTCATCGTCGACGTCGCAGGAGAGGGCATCGGACGGCGCACAGCCGTCGTCGCAGCCTCCTCCGGCCTCCTCGTCTCGATGGCCGTGGCCCCCGCCAACGCCGCCGTCGGCGCCGATGCTCTCGCGCTCGGCTCCGCAGACGTCTCGGCCCTCACCTCGCAGGCCCGCGCTCAGCTCTCTGCCGCGCCCGCCGTCACCGTCTCCGAGGGCTCCTGGGCCGACGACATCGACGACATCGAGATCGTCAAGGTCACCCCGGCTCCCGAGGTTCGCCAGGCGCCCGTCGCCCCGGCACGCACCGAGACCCCCGCCTCGCGCTCGAACGACCGCACCGAGGCCCCCGCGCCGAAGGTCGAGAACAACCCGATCCCGCAGAGCGTGTCGGGTTCCAAGGTCCTCGAGATCGCGGCCCGCTACGTCGGCGTCCCGTACGTCTACGGAGGCACGACGCCCCGCGGGTTCGACTGCTCCGGCTTCACGTCGTACGTCTACGCGCAGCTCGGCATCGACCTGCCCCGCTCGTCGAGCGCCCAGCGCTACGCCGGCAAGGTCATCTCCCGGGCTGACGCCCGCCCCGGGGACCTCATCTGGACCCCGGGCCACATCGCGATCTACGCGGGCGGCAACTCGCAGATCGACGCCCCGCGCCCCGGCAAGACGGTCCAGTTCCGCAAGATCTGGCAGAGCAACCCGGTCTTCATCCGCGTCAGCTGA
- a CDS encoding SAF domain-containing protein: MTRPHRPDARGRSVARSRRARAFRVLAWRGRHVLVSLALGVLAAAVVTAASPPPPPQRAVVVLAHDVVAGEPLEASDLTSTTAPVDGAQPCALTTPGDAVGASPAVDLTRGTHLCPELLVRGTADLPPGTAAVPVRLADPRVAALLLAGTRVDVVVPSTPDPTGDTAAAEGRVLTHDALVLPAPAATEDEGGLLGGTTAAEPVVLLAVRVKDAPVVAASAVSGGLAVVLVG; the protein is encoded by the coding sequence GACGCGCCCGCGCGTTCCGCGTCCTCGCCTGGCGCGGCCGGCACGTCCTCGTGAGCCTCGCCCTCGGGGTGCTCGCCGCAGCCGTCGTCACGGCGGCGAGCCCTCCCCCACCCCCGCAGCGTGCGGTCGTCGTCCTCGCGCACGACGTCGTCGCGGGCGAGCCGCTCGAGGCGTCCGACCTCACGAGCACGACCGCCCCCGTCGACGGGGCGCAGCCCTGTGCGCTCACGACGCCCGGCGACGCCGTCGGCGCCTCGCCCGCGGTCGACCTCACGCGCGGCACCCACCTGTGCCCCGAGCTCCTCGTGCGCGGCACCGCCGACCTGCCGCCCGGCACGGCGGCCGTGCCCGTGCGTCTCGCCGACCCGCGCGTGGCCGCGCTGCTCCTCGCGGGAACCCGCGTCGACGTCGTCGTGCCCTCCACCCCCGACCCCACCGGGGACACTGCGGCCGCCGAGGGCCGCGTCCTCACGCACGACGCCCTCGTCCTGCCCGCTCCCGCGGCCACGGAGGACGAGGGCGGGCTGCTCGGCGGGACGACGGCGGCCGAGCCTGTCGTGCTCCTCGCGGTCCGGGTGAAGGACGCGCCGGTCGTTGCGGCGTCGGCGGTTTCGGGGGGCCTCGCGGTCGTCCTCGTGGGATGA
- the ddaH gene encoding dimethylargininase, which produces MTRPLRLLMCPPAEFTVRYEINPWMDASRPVDTARAVAQWEALRASYVAAGHAVEIIEPLSGMPDMVYAANGATVAGGVAYAARFFVAERREEAPAYLARLTELGLTPYDAARVNEGEGDLLVAGDMLLAGTGWRTERAAHAEASRALGLPVVTLELVDARFYHLDTALTVLRGTTGEAGDVDVAYFPGAFSAASQEALQRLFPDALLATETDAATFALNALSDGERVWLGAGSPSWEARLRERGYTPVPVDVSEILRGGGSVKCCTLVLR; this is translated from the coding sequence ATGACGCGTCCGCTCCGGCTGCTCATGTGCCCGCCCGCCGAGTTCACGGTGCGGTACGAGATCAACCCGTGGATGGACGCCTCACGTCCCGTCGACACGGCGCGCGCGGTCGCCCAGTGGGAGGCCCTGCGTGCCTCGTACGTCGCGGCGGGTCACGCCGTCGAGATCATCGAGCCACTGTCGGGCATGCCGGACATGGTCTACGCGGCCAACGGTGCGACGGTCGCGGGCGGCGTCGCGTACGCGGCCCGATTCTTCGTCGCGGAGCGGCGCGAGGAGGCACCCGCATATCTCGCGCGTCTCACTGAGCTCGGCCTCACCCCGTACGACGCCGCCCGCGTCAACGAGGGCGAGGGCGACCTGCTCGTCGCAGGCGACATGCTGCTCGCGGGCACGGGCTGGCGCACGGAGCGGGCCGCGCACGCGGAGGCGTCGCGCGCGCTCGGCCTGCCGGTCGTGACGCTCGAGCTCGTCGACGCCCGCTTCTACCACCTCGACACCGCGCTCACAGTGCTGAGGGGCACCACCGGGGAGGCAGGGGACGTCGACGTCGCCTACTTCCCCGGCGCGTTCTCCGCCGCATCCCAGGAGGCGCTGCAGCGCCTCTTCCCGGACGCCCTGCTCGCAACCGAGACCGACGCGGCGACGTTCGCCCTCAACGCCCTGAGCGACGGCGAGCGCGTGTGGCTCGGCGCGGGCTCGCCGTCCTGGGAGGCGCGGCTGCGCGAGCGCGGCTACACGCCCGTGCCGGTCGACGTCTCGGAGATCCTCCGGGGCGGCGGCTCCGTGAAGTGCTGCACGCTCGTGCTGCGCTGA
- a CDS encoding universal stress protein, which translates to MPHRDVVLVGVDGSAPSLHALDWAAAEAKKLGWPLHVVCAYSLPSFTAASLDGGYAALDDTAILDGARTVLEEAKARAAAQGVAVTATVTTGDPAGALVDLSKEHRLVVVGTRGHGGFAGRLLGTVSSALPAHSHCPTVVVPYLGEDGERTAISSVASNAGLDPVDQRPLFPLRRIVVGMDGSPTAEDALRAALRQQKIWDCELVAVAGVPVGSGAGMLAWLPAAVDHEAVLADVAEGLGVIVDRVLADHPGQTVRRIVLDGTGAELLTEFSTASDLVVVGSRGRGGFAGLLLGSTSQAVLHHAKCPVMVVTKRAAAADTPQETAEQG; encoded by the coding sequence TTGCCGCACCGAGACGTAGTCCTGGTTGGAGTCGACGGCTCGGCCCCGAGCCTCCACGCGCTCGACTGGGCGGCCGCAGAGGCGAAGAAGCTCGGCTGGCCGCTGCACGTCGTCTGCGCGTACTCCCTGCCCTCGTTCACCGCGGCCTCGCTCGACGGCGGCTACGCGGCGCTCGACGACACGGCGATCCTCGACGGCGCCCGCACGGTCCTCGAGGAGGCCAAGGCGCGCGCCGCCGCACAGGGTGTCGCCGTCACCGCGACCGTGACGACGGGTGACCCTGCGGGCGCGCTCGTCGACCTCTCCAAGGAGCACCGGCTCGTCGTCGTCGGGACGCGCGGTCACGGCGGCTTCGCCGGCCGCCTGCTCGGCACCGTGTCGTCGGCCCTGCCCGCGCACAGCCACTGCCCGACGGTCGTCGTTCCCTACCTCGGCGAGGACGGCGAGCGCACCGCGATCAGCTCGGTCGCGTCGAACGCCGGGCTCGACCCCGTCGACCAGCGGCCCCTCTTCCCGCTGCGCCGTATCGTCGTCGGCATGGACGGCTCGCCGACCGCCGAGGACGCGCTGCGCGCGGCGCTGCGACAGCAGAAGATCTGGGACTGCGAGCTCGTCGCCGTCGCGGGCGTGCCCGTCGGCTCCGGCGCCGGCATGCTCGCGTGGCTCCCGGCGGCCGTCGACCACGAGGCCGTCCTCGCAGACGTCGCCGAGGGCCTCGGCGTCATCGTCGACCGTGTCCTCGCCGACCACCCCGGGCAGACCGTCCGCCGCATCGTCCTCGACGGCACGGGCGCCGAGCTCCTCACCGAGTTCTCGACGGCCTCCGACCTCGTCGTCGTCGGCTCGCGTGGGCGCGGCGGGTTCGCGGGCCTGCTGCTCGGCTCGACGTCCCAGGCCGTGCTGCACCACGCCAAGTGCCCCGTCATGGTCGTGACGAAGCGAGCGGCCGCCGCTGACACGCCGCAGGAGACCGCGGAGCAGGGCTGA
- a CDS encoding OsmC family protein, producing MTSSPDLELAAALAADAAEAAGALPDDPAAVRIERVGPRQYIGYNGRGAVVHIGSAEHDERFTPGELLKIALLGCTGLSTDVTLARRLGDDYDATLHGATVKNVAEERYTQAHERLEIDLSSLDPEAAARLLTAAARAVDKNCTVGRTVQAGAEVVLTFVDTATGAATVHVAQEVAR from the coding sequence ATGACGTCCTCCCCTGACCTCGAGCTCGCCGCCGCCCTCGCCGCCGACGCGGCCGAGGCCGCGGGAGCACTGCCCGACGATCCCGCCGCGGTGCGCATCGAGCGCGTCGGCCCCCGCCAGTACATCGGGTACAACGGCCGCGGCGCCGTCGTCCACATCGGCTCTGCCGAGCACGACGAGCGATTCACGCCCGGAGAGCTGCTCAAGATCGCGCTCCTCGGCTGCACGGGCCTGTCGACGGACGTGACGCTCGCGCGCCGCCTCGGCGACGACTACGACGCGACGCTGCACGGCGCGACCGTGAAGAACGTCGCGGAGGAGCGCTACACGCAGGCGCACGAGCGCCTCGAGATCGATCTCTCGTCGCTCGATCCCGAGGCCGCCGCGCGTCTGCTCACCGCGGCGGCGCGGGCCGTGGACAAGAACTGCACGGTGGGGCGCACGGTCCAGGCCGGTGCGGAGGTCGTCCTGACATTCGTCGACACGGCGACGGGGGCCGCGACGGTCCACGTGGCGCAAGAGGTTGCACGATGA
- the mscL gene encoding large conductance mechanosensitive channel protein MscL, with translation MKDIFEGFKNFISRGNVVELAVAVVIGGAFGKIVTNIVDAIITPLIAAVFGSHSLASALSFSINGAQFQPGLVLDAIIGFLAVAAAVYFLIVLPMNKLAERRARGLEPEPEVKADDIQLLEEIRDLLRAQAGGTPQA, from the coding sequence ATGAAGGACATCTTCGAGGGCTTCAAGAACTTCATCTCACGAGGCAACGTCGTCGAGCTCGCGGTCGCGGTCGTCATCGGCGGCGCGTTCGGCAAGATCGTCACGAACATCGTCGACGCGATCATCACGCCGCTCATCGCTGCGGTCTTCGGCTCGCACAGCCTCGCAAGCGCGCTGAGCTTCTCGATCAACGGCGCCCAGTTCCAGCCTGGTCTCGTCCTCGACGCGATCATCGGCTTCCTCGCGGTCGCCGCGGCCGTCTACTTCCTCATCGTCCTGCCGATGAACAAGCTCGCCGAGCGTCGTGCGCGTGGCCTCGAGCCGGAGCCCGAGGTCAAGGCCGACGACATCCAGCTGCTCGAGGAGATCCGCGACCTCCTCCGCGCCCAGGCTGGCGGCACGCCCCAGGCCTGA